One region of Flavobacterium sp. KACC 22763 genomic DNA includes:
- a CDS encoding DUF5522 domain-containing protein, giving the protein MKEQSNENKLIEGEDFYYTPEGYKCFTEKHHLKRGYCCKSGCRHCPYGFDKRTGEIRRKTN; this is encoded by the coding sequence ATGAAAGAGCAAAGTAATGAAAATAAATTAATCGAAGGCGAAGATTTTTACTATACGCCTGAAGGTTACAAATGCTTTACTGAAAAACATCATTTAAAACGTGGTTACTGCTGTAAAAGTGGCTGCCGCCATTGTCCGTATGGATTTGACAAACGAACAGGAGAAATAAGAAGAAAAACGAATTAG
- a CDS encoding 1-aminocyclopropane-1-carboxylate deaminase/D-cysteine desulfhydrase — translation MNPVFNQHININFPNHISLTIKREDLIHPFVSGNKFRKLKYNLLQAKAENKDTLLTFGGAFSNHIAAVAYAGKEQGFKTIGIIRGDELLDKIQENPTLKFAQENGMQFEFVSREEYRLKSEESFIEKLQDKFGDFYLVPEGGTNELAVKGCEEILTDEDSVFNYVCCAVGTGGTISGLINSSLQNQKILGFPALKGDFLTDEIRIFAKKDNWNLISDYHFGGYGKINLELIEFINAFFEETKVPLDPIYTGKMVFGVIDLINKNYFPAHSKILLIHTGGLQGIDGMNIKLKQKKLPILKTND, via the coding sequence ATGAACCCAGTTTTCAATCAACATATAAATATCAATTTTCCGAATCATATTTCTTTGACAATAAAGCGCGAAGATCTAATTCATCCTTTTGTATCAGGAAATAAATTTAGAAAGTTGAAATACAATTTACTTCAGGCTAAAGCCGAAAACAAAGACACTTTATTGACTTTTGGCGGAGCTTTTTCCAATCATATTGCTGCAGTAGCTTATGCAGGAAAAGAACAAGGTTTTAAAACTATCGGCATCATTCGCGGAGACGAACTTTTAGATAAAATACAAGAAAATCCAACTTTAAAATTTGCTCAAGAAAACGGAATGCAGTTTGAGTTTGTTTCGAGAGAAGAGTATCGTTTAAAAAGTGAAGAATCTTTTATAGAAAAGTTGCAAGATAAATTTGGCGATTTTTATCTCGTTCCCGAAGGAGGCACAAATGAACTTGCTGTAAAAGGCTGTGAAGAGATTTTGACAGATGAAGATTCGGTTTTTAATTACGTTTGCTGTGCTGTTGGAACAGGCGGCACGATTTCGGGATTAATTAATAGTTCGCTGCAAAATCAGAAAATTTTGGGCTTTCCAGCGTTAAAAGGTGATTTTTTAACCGATGAAATTCGTATTTTTGCAAAAAAGGATAACTGGAATTTAATTTCTGACTATCATTTTGGAGGATATGGCAAGATAAATTTAGAATTAATTGAATTTATTAATGCTTTTTTTGAAGAAACAAAAGTGCCCTTAGATCCAATTTATACAGGAAAGATGGTTTTTGGCGTTATAGATTTAATAAACAAAAATTATTTTCCTGCACATTCAAAAATTTTACTCATTCACACAGGCGGATTGCAGGGAATTGATGGAATGAATATAAAGCTGAAGCAGAAGAAATTACCAATACTCAAAACCAATGATTAA
- a CDS encoding glucosaminidase domain-containing protein, translated as MIKKIVLLLVILALASCSSSKPAIATTKKAAAVQTRTAATKRSTPTKPIGKNYPSTNNTTEVIQSTSKTVVTSDLINNYVLQYKEIAMGNMKTYGIPASIILAQGILESGAGRGDLAVDANNHFGIKCHNDWLGESVRHDDDSAQECFRKYPQASESYRDHALFLVGKKRYASLFTYEKDDYKAWAKGLRACGYATDPKYPDKLISYIERYNLHQYDCQVTGRNYVPINTSAPPKKSSYDVASDPKINMNQYDPNLYEVQKGDTLYSISKKFNLLVEDLKKKNNLTDNAISIGQRLKVK; from the coding sequence ATGATTAAAAAAATTGTATTACTTCTCGTAATATTAGCTTTAGCAAGCTGCTCTTCTAGTAAGCCTGCCATCGCGACGACTAAAAAAGCGGCAGCAGTTCAAACTCGAACGGCAGCAACAAAAAGAAGTACTCCTACTAAACCAATCGGTAAAAATTACCCTTCTACAAATAATACAACTGAGGTTATTCAATCTACATCTAAAACAGTTGTTACCAGTGATTTGATTAATAATTATGTGTTGCAATACAAAGAAATTGCAATGGGAAACATGAAGACTTACGGAATTCCTGCGAGTATTATTCTGGCGCAGGGAATTTTAGAATCTGGTGCAGGAAGAGGAGATTTGGCTGTAGATGCTAATAATCATTTTGGAATAAAATGTCATAATGATTGGCTAGGAGAAAGTGTTCGCCATGACGATGACTCGGCTCAGGAATGTTTTAGAAAATATCCGCAGGCATCAGAATCGTATAGAGATCACGCTTTATTCTTGGTTGGAAAAAAACGATATGCTAGCTTATTCACTTACGAAAAAGACGATTACAAAGCTTGGGCAAAAGGACTGAGAGCTTGCGGTTATGCAACAGATCCTAAATATCCAGATAAATTAATTAGTTATATTGAAAGATATAATCTGCATCAATACGATTGTCAGGTTACAGGAAGAAATTATGTGCCAATAAATACTTCGGCTCCGCCAAAAAAATCATCTTATGATGTTGCTTCTGATCCAAAGATCAATATGAATCAATACGATCCGAATTTGTATGAGGTTCAAAAAGGAGATACGCTATATTCAATTTCAAAGAAATTTAATTTATTAGTTGAAGATTTAAAAAAGAAGAATAATCTAACCGATAATGCGATTTCGATCGGGCAGAGACTTAAGGTTAAGTAA
- the hemL gene encoding glutamate-1-semialdehyde 2,1-aminomutase has protein sequence MLYKRSSQLFAEAEKVIPGGVNSPVRAFKAVGGTPIFVKSAKGAYLYDEDGNKLIDYINSWGPMVLGHAYQPVVDAVIEKAKLGTSFGMPTELETEIAALAVSMVPNIDKIRFVNSGTEACMSAIRLARGFTKRDKIIKFAGCYHGHSDSFLIQAGSGAVTFGSPNSPGVTEGTAKDTLLAKYNDLENVKTLIEANKGEIAAIIIEAVAGNMGCIVPKEGFLQGLRDLCTANGILLIFDEVMTGFRLARGGVQELYGIDADIVTFGKVIGGGLPVGAFAAREEIMNYLAPLGPVYQAGTLSGNPLAMAAGYAMLKALDSDREIFTRLEEKTAYLEAGIDRVLKENNVVFTINRVGSMISVHFDANPVTDFQTAAKGDNETFKKFFHGLLQEGVYIAPSAYETWFITDALTYEDLDFTINAIDKVSKTF, from the coding sequence ATGTTATACAAAAGAAGTAGTCAGCTTTTTGCTGAAGCAGAAAAAGTAATTCCAGGAGGAGTAAATTCACCAGTAAGAGCGTTTAAAGCGGTTGGCGGAACTCCGATTTTTGTAAAAAGTGCTAAAGGTGCATATTTATATGATGAAGACGGAAACAAATTAATAGATTATATCAACTCTTGGGGACCAATGGTTTTAGGCCACGCTTATCAGCCAGTTGTTGATGCTGTAATCGAAAAAGCAAAACTGGGAACTTCATTTGGAATGCCGACAGAATTGGAAACAGAAATTGCAGCTCTAGCCGTTTCTATGGTGCCGAATATTGACAAAATACGTTTTGTAAATTCAGGTACAGAAGCTTGTATGAGTGCAATTCGTCTAGCTCGCGGATTTACAAAAAGAGATAAAATCATCAAATTTGCTGGTTGTTACCACGGACATTCAGATTCATTTTTGATTCAGGCAGGAAGCGGCGCTGTAACTTTCGGATCTCCAAACAGCCCTGGAGTTACAGAAGGAACTGCAAAAGATACTTTATTAGCAAAATACAATGATTTAGAGAATGTAAAAACTTTAATTGAAGCTAATAAAGGAGAAATTGCGGCGATTATTATCGAAGCAGTTGCAGGAAATATGGGATGTATTGTGCCTAAAGAAGGTTTCTTGCAAGGTTTAAGAGACTTATGTACTGCAAACGGAATCTTATTGATTTTTGATGAAGTAATGACAGGTTTCCGTTTAGCACGTGGAGGAGTTCAGGAATTATACGGAATTGATGCTGATATTGTCACTTTCGGAAAAGTAATTGGTGGAGGACTTCCTGTTGGAGCTTTTGCTGCACGCGAAGAAATCATGAATTATTTAGCACCTCTTGGACCAGTTTATCAGGCAGGAACATTGTCTGGAAATCCTTTGGCGATGGCTGCGGGATATGCAATGTTAAAAGCTTTAGATAGCGATAGAGAAATTTTTACTCGTTTAGAAGAAAAAACAGCGTATTTAGAAGCCGGAATCGATAGAGTTTTAAAAGAAAATAACGTTGTATTTACAATCAATAGAGTAGGTTCTATGATTTCGGTTCACTTTGATGCAAATCCGGTAACCGATTTTCAAACTGCTGCAAAAGGGGATAACGAAACGTTTAAGAAATTCTTCCACGGATTATTGCAAGAAGGTGTTTACATTGCACCATCTGCATACGAAACGTGGTTTATTACAGATGCGTTGACTTACGAAGATTTAGATTTTACAATTAATGCGATCGATAAAGTTTCGAAAACATTTTAA
- a CDS encoding DUF6985 domain-containing protein, protein MNHKFWGEIQEDWAGISGNKLFKISYFKDDEIQVFLGEEFDEDGEEIEELPTNEELDGFEKTYSSFLENIDDIILQIKEEAFLRYKKIYAKYYEDSKQSGEEPLNIDTKEKHFEYIKELLYVRILKGNEIKMPIRYDLDTEHGIEIKLKDNKIVAVGGIAET, encoded by the coding sequence ATGAATCATAAATTTTGGGGAGAAATTCAAGAAGACTGGGCAGGAATTTCAGGCAATAAGCTTTTTAAAATTTCTTATTTTAAAGATGATGAAATTCAAGTTTTTTTAGGAGAAGAATTTGATGAAGATGGAGAAGAAATTGAAGAGCTTCCAACAAATGAAGAATTAGATGGTTTTGAGAAAACGTATAGCAGTTTTTTAGAAAATATTGATGATATTATTCTTCAAATAAAAGAAGAAGCTTTTCTTCGCTATAAAAAGATTTATGCAAAATATTATGAGGATTCAAAACAGTCGGGAGAGGAGCCTTTAAATATTGATACCAAAGAAAAACATTTTGAATACATTAAAGAATTACTATACGTAAGGATTTTAAAAGGAAATGAGATTAAAATGCCAATTCGTTATGATTTAGATACAGAACATGGTATTGAAATTAAATTAAAAGATAATAAAATAGTAGCAGTTGGTGGAATAGCAGAGACATAA
- a CDS encoding 2-hydroxyacid dehydrogenase: MEPSNSKIAFFSTQPYDKTFFNKYNEGFGFQLNFFETQLNPQTVALIEECEIVCVFVNDIVNETVINQLAEKKVKIIALRCAGFNNVDLEVAKKHGIKVCRVPAYSPQAVAEHAMAMILTLNRKTHKAYNRVREQNFSLNGLLGFDLFGKTIGIIGTGNIGKAFSKIALGFGCKVLAYDIVESEEMKKDGVSFVGLEEIFKSSDIISLHCPLNEQTKHVINTTSISFMKDSVMIINTSRGGLIETSSVIEGLKEGKIGYLGIDVYEQEEKLFFRDLSADIIQDDAIQRLMSFPNVLVTAHQAFFTNEALTQIALVTFNNIKSLLTQNDIENKAALLV, from the coding sequence ATGGAACCAAGTAATAGCAAAATCGCCTTTTTCTCTACTCAGCCTTACGATAAAACGTTTTTTAATAAATACAACGAAGGCTTTGGTTTTCAGTTGAACTTTTTCGAAACACAGTTAAATCCTCAGACAGTAGCTTTAATTGAAGAGTGCGAGATTGTTTGTGTTTTTGTAAATGACATTGTAAATGAAACGGTTATTAATCAATTAGCAGAAAAAAAGGTAAAAATAATTGCTTTACGTTGTGCTGGATTTAATAATGTCGATTTGGAAGTGGCTAAAAAACATGGAATAAAAGTTTGCCGTGTTCCCGCATATTCGCCTCAGGCAGTTGCCGAACACGCCATGGCAATGATTTTGACTTTAAACAGAAAAACGCATAAAGCCTACAACAGAGTTCGTGAACAAAATTTTTCTTTAAACGGATTATTGGGTTTTGATTTATTCGGGAAAACAATTGGAATTATAGGAACTGGAAATATAGGAAAAGCATTTTCTAAAATTGCATTAGGTTTTGGCTGTAAAGTTTTGGCTTATGATATTGTGGAAAGTGAAGAAATGAAAAAGGACGGTGTTTCTTTTGTAGGTTTAGAAGAGATTTTTAAATCAAGTGATATTATTTCGCTTCACTGTCCGCTAAATGAGCAGACGAAGCATGTTATCAATACGACTTCTATTTCTTTTATGAAAGACAGTGTTATGATTATCAATACAAGCCGTGGTGGATTAATTGAGACTTCATCGGTTATTGAAGGTTTAAAAGAAGGGAAAATTGGTTATTTAGGAATTGATGTTTATGAACAGGAAGAAAAACTGTTTTTTAGAGATCTTTCTGCAGACATTATTCAAGATGATGCAATTCAGCGTTTGATGAGTTTTCCAAATGTTTTGGTAACGGCACATCAGGCGTTTTTTACCAATGAGGCTTTAACGCAGATTGCTTTGGTGACATTCAATAATATAAAATCATTGCTGACTCAAAATGATATTGAAAATAAAGCGGCATTGCTGGTGTAA
- a CDS encoding type II toxin-antitoxin system RelE/ParE family toxin translates to MAVRIIWTNTAVNQRRKILNYWNKRNKSKTYSRKLVLEITQRTKFLVENPEIYVKTSFPDIRTSTLGHYNIFYKVTPKELIVIAFWDNRRNPKILSKILKK, encoded by the coding sequence ATGGCTGTCAGAATAATTTGGACTAATACTGCAGTTAATCAAAGAAGAAAAATATTGAATTATTGGAACAAAAGAAACAAGTCAAAAACGTATTCAAGAAAATTAGTTTTAGAAATAACACAAAGAACTAAATTCTTAGTTGAAAATCCTGAGATTTATGTTAAAACCAGCTTTCCAGATATCAGAACCTCAACGTTAGGACATTATAATATCTTTTATAAAGTAACGCCAAAAGAATTAATTGTTATAGCATTTTGGGACAACAGAAGAAACCCTAAAATCCTTTCTAAAATTCTAAAAAAATAA
- the lysS gene encoding lysine--tRNA ligase yields MALSEQEIIRREKLQNLRNLGINPYPANLFPVNHTSKQIKETFEEGKKVIVAGRLMSVRDQGKACFAELQDSEGRIQLYVNRDVLCEGDDKTLYNQVFKKLTDLGDFIGIEGELFTTQVGAKCIRVTGFTFLSKTLRPLPLPKVDEDGKVHDAFNDAELRYRMRYVDLTVNPQVKETFLKRTKLFTAMREYFNTAGYLEVDTPVLQSIPGGASARPFITHHNSLDIPLYMRIANELYLKRLIVGGFEGVYEFSRNFRNEGMDRTHNPEFTAMEIYVAYKDYNWMMDFAEGLLEHCAIAVNGTSEVTFGEHKINFKAPYARVTMTDSIKHFTGFDISGKTEQELFEAARGMGIEVDETMGKGKLIDEIFGAKCEGNYIQPTFITDYPKEMSPLCKEHRDNPDLTERFELMVCGKEIANAYSELNDPIDQRERFEDQMRLAAKGDDEANGIIDEDFLRALEYGMPPTSGMGIGMDRLIMYLTNNASIQEVLLFPQMRPEKKQAQIELSDEEKFIIDLLTKNENRMDLTQLKITANLSGKKWDASMKNLSKHGLTKVVVDGEFKFVELVG; encoded by the coding sequence ATGGCATTATCAGAACAAGAAATCATCAGAAGAGAAAAACTTCAAAACTTACGCAATCTGGGAATCAATCCTTATCCAGCTAATCTTTTTCCTGTAAATCATACTTCGAAGCAGATAAAGGAAACTTTTGAGGAAGGTAAGAAGGTTATCGTTGCAGGACGTTTGATGAGTGTTCGTGATCAAGGTAAAGCTTGTTTTGCTGAATTACAAGACAGTGAAGGACGTATTCAATTGTATGTGAATCGTGATGTTTTGTGCGAAGGTGACGATAAAACTTTATACAACCAAGTATTCAAAAAATTAACCGATTTAGGAGATTTTATTGGTATAGAAGGTGAATTGTTTACTACGCAAGTGGGTGCGAAATGTATTCGTGTTACTGGTTTTACTTTCTTGAGTAAAACATTGCGTCCGTTGCCATTGCCAAAAGTTGACGAAGACGGAAAAGTACACGATGCTTTCAATGACGCTGAATTACGTTATAGAATGCGTTATGTAGATTTAACTGTAAATCCGCAAGTAAAAGAAACTTTCCTTAAGAGAACTAAATTGTTCACTGCAATGAGAGAGTATTTTAATACTGCAGGATACCTAGAAGTTGATACCCCAGTTTTACAGTCAATTCCTGGTGGAGCTTCTGCAAGACCATTTATTACGCACCACAACTCGCTTGATATTCCGCTTTACATGCGTATTGCAAATGAGTTATACTTAAAAAGATTAATTGTTGGTGGATTTGAAGGTGTTTATGAGTTTTCTAGAAACTTCCGTAATGAAGGAATGGACAGAACACATAATCCTGAATTTACTGCAATGGAAATATATGTAGCCTACAAAGACTACAACTGGATGATGGACTTTGCTGAAGGTTTATTGGAGCATTGTGCAATTGCCGTTAACGGAACTAGTGAAGTTACTTTTGGCGAGCACAAAATCAATTTTAAAGCGCCTTACGCTCGTGTTACCATGACAGATTCTATCAAACATTTTACAGGTTTTGATATTTCTGGAAAAACAGAACAAGAATTGTTTGAAGCTGCTAGAGGAATGGGAATCGAGGTTGACGAAACAATGGGTAAAGGAAAATTGATTGATGAAATTTTTGGAGCAAAATGCGAAGGAAATTATATTCAGCCAACTTTCATTACAGATTATCCAAAAGAAATGTCTCCGCTTTGTAAAGAGCACCGTGATAATCCAGATTTGACGGAACGATTTGAATTAATGGTTTGCGGTAAAGAAATCGCAAATGCTTATTCTGAATTAAATGATCCAATTGATCAAAGAGAGCGTTTTGAAGATCAAATGCGTTTGGCAGCAAAAGGTGATGATGAAGCAAACGGAATTATCGACGAAGATTTCTTAAGAGCTCTTGAATACGGTATGCCTCCTACTTCTGGAATGGGAATTGGAATGGATCGTTTGATTATGTATTTGACGAATAATGCTTCTATCCAAGAAGTTTTATTATTCCCACAAATGCGTCCTGAGAAAAAACAAGCTCAAATCGAACTTTCTGATGAAGAAAAATTCATCATTGACTTGCTTACCAAAAATGAAAATAGAATGGATTTAACGCAGCTAAAAATCACAGCTAACTTAAGCGGTAAAAAATGGGACGCGTCTATGAAAAACTTATCTAAACACGGTTTAACTAAAGTCGTTGTTGACGGAGAGTTTAAATTTGTAGAATTGGTGGGATAA
- the lipB gene encoding lipoyl(octanoyl) transferase LipB, whose translation MNKKIQLQDLGKRDYKSTWEYQEEIFKDIVDLKIKNRREELDLPTPNYLLFVEHPHVYTLGKSGDLENLLLNEKQLEAKGATFYKINRGGDITYHGPGQIVGYPILDLENFFTDIHKYLRLLEESIILTLAEYGLESGRSEGETGVWLGAGTPFARKICAMGVRASRWVTMHGFALNANVDLGYFDNIIPCGIRGKGVTSLNVELGVEKVDEEEVKSKIIKHLTELFEAEFV comes from the coding sequence ATGAATAAAAAAATCCAACTTCAGGATCTGGGCAAAAGAGACTATAAATCGACTTGGGAATATCAAGAAGAAATTTTTAAAGATATAGTCGATTTAAAAATCAAAAACAGAAGAGAAGAACTTGATCTGCCAACGCCAAATTATTTATTGTTTGTGGAGCATCCGCATGTTTATACTTTAGGAAAAAGTGGCGATCTAGAAAACTTATTATTAAACGAAAAACAGCTAGAAGCCAAAGGGGCGACTTTTTATAAAATTAATCGCGGAGGTGATATTACGTATCATGGACCTGGACAGATTGTAGGTTATCCGATTTTAGATTTAGAAAATTTCTTTACAGATATTCATAAATACCTTCGTTTGCTGGAAGAATCTATTATTTTGACTTTGGCAGAATATGGTTTGGAGTCGGGAAGAAGCGAAGGTGAAACGGGAGTTTGGCTTGGTGCAGGAACTCCGTTTGCTCGTAAGATTTGTGCAATGGGCGTTCGCGCCTCACGTTGGGTTACCATGCACGGATTTGCCCTAAACGCAAATGTTGATTTAGGCTATTTCGATAATATTATTCCGTGTGGCATTCGCGGAAAAGGTGTTACTTCTTTAAACGTAGAACTTGGCGTAGAAAAAGTAGATGAAGAAGAAGTGAAATCTAAAATTATAAAACATTTAACCGAACTATTCGAAGCTGAATTTGTTTAA
- a CDS encoding nuclear transport factor 2 family protein: MRKIYLFCFLFALNGLFAQKKDKLYPVAVYEKVWQEKNSDARLKMIKSIWLEDSTFEDPSASIKGIVAFNNVINEFYKKNPDAVLTSGPKIVKDNYVTWEWKVLDSKNNLVMAGRDFARLNGKGQVSKIIGFWDKGATLSEADILKNLEADNLKVVAKYYESLFKTKDFDALATVVADGAIYNQAVGLPYGGTYIGVSEWTKMFTKSTEFFDLQIEKEPTYFSDASRNEVIIYFTINCKSKKSGKTMSVPISEHFDLKDGKIISVRPFYYDTKTFAEFLKSKK; encoded by the coding sequence ATGAGAAAAATCTACTTATTCTGTTTCCTTTTTGCGCTTAATGGTCTTTTTGCACAAAAGAAAGATAAATTATATCCAGTTGCAGTTTATGAAAAAGTGTGGCAGGAAAAAAATAGTGATGCCAGATTAAAGATGATTAAATCAATTTGGTTAGAAGATAGTACTTTTGAAGATCCCTCGGCTTCAATAAAAGGAATTGTGGCCTTTAATAATGTAATCAACGAATTTTACAAGAAAAACCCAGATGCAGTATTGACTTCAGGGCCTAAAATTGTAAAAGACAATTACGTAACCTGGGAATGGAAAGTTCTTGATTCTAAAAATAACCTTGTAATGGCTGGACGTGATTTTGCACGTTTAAATGGTAAAGGTCAGGTTAGTAAAATTATTGGTTTTTGGGATAAAGGAGCGACCTTGTCTGAAGCTGATATTTTGAAGAATCTAGAAGCTGATAATTTGAAAGTAGTTGCAAAATATTACGAAAGTCTTTTTAAAACAAAAGATTTTGATGCTTTGGCTACTGTAGTAGCAGATGGTGCAATTTACAATCAGGCTGTTGGTTTGCCTTACGGCGGAACTTATATTGGTGTTAGCGAATGGACAAAAATGTTTACGAAATCAACTGAGTTTTTTGATTTGCAGATAGAAAAAGAACCAACTTATTTTAGCGATGCTTCTAGAAATGAAGTAATCATTTATTTTACAATAAACTGTAAATCTAAAAAATCAGGTAAAACAATGTCAGTTCCAATTTCAGAACATTTTGATTTGAAAGATGGAAAAATTATTTCTGTTAGGCCTTTCTATTATGACACAAAAACATTTGCTGAGTTTTTAAAAAGCAAAAAGTAA
- a CDS encoding ribonuclease HII gives MLEKNFSGFILETGTDEAGRGCLAGPVTAAAIILPEHFENKILNDSKQLSEKTRALLRPILEKEAVCFAVTHLFPDEIDEINILNASMKGMQECILKLKHVPEYIIVDGNRSLNAKLGLKNTFGKQFSQDEIALLKSIPNQSIIKGDGKYLSIAAASVLAKTYRDEYMDKIHEEFPMYNWKQNKGYPTKEHREAIKEFGTTKYHRMSFRLLPEQLELDLF, from the coding sequence ATGCTCGAAAAAAATTTCTCAGGATTTATTTTAGAAACTGGAACAGACGAAGCCGGAAGAGGATGTCTAGCTGGCCCAGTTACCGCCGCAGCTATAATTTTACCTGAACATTTTGAGAATAAAATCCTAAATGACAGTAAACAATTATCAGAAAAAACAAGAGCACTTTTAAGGCCTATTCTTGAAAAAGAAGCTGTATGTTTTGCTGTTACACATTTATTCCCAGATGAAATTGATGAAATAAACATTCTAAATGCTTCAATGAAAGGAATGCAGGAATGTATTTTAAAATTGAAACATGTTCCTGAATATATTATTGTTGACGGAAACCGTTCCTTAAATGCCAAACTCGGACTTAAAAACACTTTCGGAAAACAGTTTTCTCAAGATGAAATTGCGCTTTTAAAATCGATTCCGAACCAAAGTATTATAAAAGGTGATGGAAAATATTTAAGTATTGCTGCTGCATCCGTTTTAGCAAAAACGTATCGTGATGAATACATGGACAAAATTCACGAAGAATTCCCAATGTATAACTGGAAACAAAACAAAGGATATCCAACAAAAGAGCATCGTGAAGCCATTAAAGAATTTGGAACTACAAAATATCACAGAATGAGTTTTAGGCTCTTGCCTGAGCAATTAGAACTCGATTTGTTTTAA